From the Drosophila sechellia strain sech25 chromosome X, ASM438219v1, whole genome shotgun sequence genome, the window GCATCCCGATTCTCATCGAACCAGGCGGCGATCCGCTGGCGCAGGAAGACCGCCACATCCACACTCCGGGTGAAGAGAATGCTCAGATTCTGGCCGGCATAGCGATACGTGTTCGTGTTGCGGCATTCGTCGTGCGCCATGCGGCACTGCAGCGCATTGTATGCGGCCAGTTGGGCCAGTGTCGTGTCCCAGGCCATTGTGGCCATTTGGCCGGCACTGGGGAAGCCACTGACACCACCGCCAGCGATCAGGTTACGGCGTTCGTTGTGCAGCTGGAGAATCAACGGGATGTGGGCATTCACTTGGACGAACTCGCCGCTGCAGCCGCTCACAAAGCGCTAGAAACAGTCGACGAACAGAATTAGACAGGATCGAACGTGAGAGCGTAGGAAACAGGTACAGTTGAACCTTTGTAACTATGGAAGTTCAACTTCGTTTGTGCGGACTTATTACATCCTATGCATCAACTTACACCGCTGTTTTGGCAGGCCACGTGTCTTCCGCTTGGACACAGCTCTGGATCGCAATAGTTCTGTGCGAAAGTAAAAGTGAAAGTAGTAAGGACCAAATATAAAAGGATAATCCAGCAGGGAGATCGTGACATTTTGGTTTCATATACGCAAAACTACTAAATTGCTTACACATTTCGCAAACAGACATAACTTTCAATGAATGGAGCGACGCTCGTATTTATTTAGGCCGCAGTCTGGCTTTTGATTTTGCGACGAAGTAAACAAGTGCTTTgttaaaaaaacatatttaatacATATATGCTGATGGAATAAATGCACGTTCGAGTACAGTGCGTACCATAGGTAAATATAAGTTACTTGCTTTGTTTTACCCAGTATATGTTGCTGTCCATTTTTaaatgttgttgttgaaaaagaattaaaaataatttcgaagACTTTTTCAAAATGTCAAGATATAATCCCCCTGGTGGGCTTAAGCCGTGACACAAACCAACTGCTAGTGGCATTCTTATCGTTATCGCTGCAGTCGTGGCTTGCAATTATTAAGCTATATATAAGCGCCGTTTCTATGCCCAAGATTACTCTGCGCTCAACACACAATTTTGCACGACTAATTGTTACAAATTTGAATTAGCTTGCATTTCATCAGGGGTACTCTCCCAAAATCAAATTTGGTATTTAAAGTGCGCTTGGTGTGCGGCCACACCGGCCGATAGGCACGCACAATCGAAGAACGATTGCCACCGATAGGTTGCGACGACGAATCCGCACGAATCCATGAGCCCTCGCACCGCCGCGTCTTCCAGCTCCTCCCGATCGCCCAGTCGCCCAATCGCCATGTCCCAGACGCAGTGCCGCCTGTAAACAACCGCCGAGTGAAGTCCGCAGCCCGGAGTCAGCGGGAGCAGCAGCGTCAGGAGTCCGGAATCCGTTTCCCGGTTTCCGCAACAGGTTGCGTCGCCTTCGCCAACAGAAGGTTTTAGTGCGAGCTTTGGACAGAGTATACACGCGCCAGGATGCAGCAGCGCCGCCAGCCGGCGAATGGCaacggcggaggaggaggaaccACCGCCGTCCGtacggaggagcagcagcagcagccattgAGTCAGGATGCTGGCGCCAAGGAGGCGGGCAGCATGCCGGGCAAGGCAACGGGACGCGGCTGCTACTTCTCGCTGGCCTTCTCCATCGGTTCGATGGGCCTGGCCTGCGGCAGCCTGTGGCAGATACCGAACAGCAGTGACCGCATCTCGCTGCAGCGCGGCCTGGTGCTCACCTCGCTGGGATTCATCTACTTTGTCTCGCTAACGGACTTCTGCAACAAATACCTGTTGGAGACGACGCATGGCCAGCGCTTTCGTCGCAAGTACCGCCTGATGATGTCCGACGTCCTGGAGATTACCAACAAGTGAGTAGGAGTGGACGCCCACGCCATCCACGGATGCGGCTGTCTTGCACGCACATTAGTATCGATTTTCCCGCACTGCCACCCACACACGCACTTACTGCACTTGCGTTATGCAGCCAAGCGGGTAGGTGTGGGGTGGGCGCTTTCCATCCAAATAACTGTGGCAGCCTATAGCTGCCCTTTCCTCGACCACATGATTCATGCAATCTATTTATGCGTTTCTAATACTTACATAAGTTCATAATAATATACACTTCTGTTGGCCAAATCATTTCCATGAGTGCAACTGGAGTGATTTAGTTGAATGCTCAGGTTACTCATGCTTGCACATAGACGTAGTTAGACTTTTGTGATGGAATTCAGATAGCTAAAGATACAGCTGGCTGCTGTCACCGATTACGTGGGTAATTGTTGGCCCAAGTAACAGGTATTCTCATCATCAATCATATTCCCGCCCAACGCCTTAAGGTGTGCATGATGACTCACCCAGTGACATTATGCTGCGGAGCTCAATTTACCACAAGTTGGAGCTTAATTAGGTTACTCTATGAAGTGGAGCCCTACCCAAGTGGTTTCCCTCCCTACCTTCAGTCTTATCTTGGGAAATATATTAGCGGGCGCGAGTTTATAGTGAGTGCTTAGCCCAGTTTTAAGTACGCATTTTGGAGGGCACTTGCCCATATCGAGATGGAATCGAGCGCATAGTATATGTACACACAGCTCGGCTGGACGCTGGCTGGTGTCCCCGACATTCGGCAATGGCGTTCCTTAGCCCGACGCTGATTTATATCATCATCTCGAGCACAGCGACATGCGGGTCAAGGTCTCGTGGCGGGCGTGGgatgtgggcggtgggcggcggGATAAAACGGGTTTTGGCTCAAGGCGAGTCGGTTTCGAAACGGAATAATTGCGTGGAGAACAAGCATCCATCGACTTGACGACGCATTTAACCAGCCAGTGAAACAGCACACAAATATATCCTAAAATTCAATTGTTCATTTGGCCAAAGGCATTTCCCAAGTAATGTGATCTGTTCGCCCTACTTGAATGCACAAAGCGTAAAGCGAGTGAAATTATTTCACAGCTTTTCAATTCGCCTGATGCAAGCGTACAAAACGGCCATTTATTAGCAATTGCCCAACTGTGGAGTGCCCCTTGCCTAACTATTACCCCCGCAGCCCAAAGTGTTAATTAAACTGTGTGTAGAATTGTTCAAAGCGCTTAAATTGAGTTTCACTCTCTTCTCATTTCGTATCTCCCCTCCATCCACCACCTGCAATTACAAACATGCACATTTGTCATGATGAAACAGAGAGTGCCGGTCTATATGGTGCCGCTATGTGTGCCCAATTGCTGTACAGGTGTTATACAACCCGATCTCTGGACGGGAATTGGCTCAATCTGCTTTATCAGTAGACTTGGATAAGCGCTCATCACATGCTTTCTTCCACAATGAGGGTTATACTAGATCTTGGACTCTCTTCTTTACCATTTGTCGAGGCTTTTCCCTTTCTCAATTTAAGTTCAACTACAGAATTAGTTGATTGCATACTACAGAATTGTATGCATGGAATGTGTTAGTATCCGCATGACCCGGGTTACGCATCTAATCATCAAAGACCCTGCCAGACGACCCAATTTCCTGGTGGGCTAATTGATTCACTACGATCGTTGTAAGTCCAACAGACGCACTTCACCTCCACGCTGGGCGATAAGGCAATCAGCCGGGGCTCTGGTGATTGGCCCCGCCTATCTGCCCGCCCTCTATCTATCTATCCGGGTCTGTCTGCTCTGGCTTCTGCTATCGGGGAAACGAATCGATTTGGGTGAGTGAGTGCATCCAGCATTGATAAGCGGCTTGTTGTTAGATGCTTAGGAG encodes:
- the LOC6617545 gene encoding antigen 5 like allergen Cul n 1 translates to MSRSPCWIILLYLVLTTFTFTFAQNYCDPELCPSGRHVACQNSGRFVSGCSGEFVQVNAHIPLILQLHNERRNLIAGGGVSGFPSAGQMATMAWDTTLAQLAAYNALQCRMAHDECRNTNTYRYAGQNLSILFTRSVDVAVFLRQRIAAWFDENRDASSGDMENYQMRGGPPIGHFTTMVNERNNRVGCAIARFTDANNVQATLLACNYAVTNVVNNPVYRAGTAASECTTGRNSNYPNLCSPNEVYNYNQWSG